AACTCAATGGGGTTTTTTACTCGTGAGACATTAATCACTCCACTAAAGCGCCCCAAAGCACCATCCATTAAGGAAGCACTCATGCGGATTTGCCCATCAGATTGTAGTACTGAACCAGTGCCAGAATTAAAGCGAGGGTCATCTTCCAACATTAGGCACCCCTGTACCGCTGCCTCGGAGGCAGTTGCTCCACACAATAGAAGAGAATAAACTTCCTCTACTATTGTATGGAGCGATCGGCGCACTACTTCCACTCCCCCTTTGCCGTGGAGAGAACTACCAGCCCCCCCGTGAATAATTAATTTAGGTTGCACCTGTAGCTTCATGTAACCCTTGCGCTATTTGCGTCTCAGTTGCTGTTGGTTTCATTGTTAGCCTCAGAACGGCGACGGCGGCAACGTTCTGAGCAGTATTTCACCTCGTCCCAGCAATCTTGCCATTTCTTGCGCCATGTGAAAGGACGTTGACATACCGGACAGATTTTTGTAGGCAAGTCAGATTTAGAACGAGCGCGTCCCATAAAAAACTGTGCAGATTTGAGTTTGATTTCTGAGAGAGATGGAAAACAATTATAACCAGATTGTTACGAAGGGAGGATACTTTTAATGAACAAATGTGAATCAATCCCTCTATAGACTTATTCCTAACCTACCTATTTAAGAGATATGGCTATAATCTGTTGTCTTGACTTAAACCATACATCCTTAATAAGGATACTGGGATAATATTAGACATAATATTGTATGTGTAGTTAAAAAAACACATAAATATAGCAATAATATTGAGCGCGAAAATATGAAACTGGCTAAGGATTGCTACTAGCTAACGGCAATAGTAAACGGCTAACTACTCGATTATCTGGTAATTCATAGAAATGTAATTCTCCTCCTAGTTGCTGCATGAGATTTTGGCAGATCACTAGATGTAAACCAGGTGGTTGGCTAAAGCTGGA
This region of Nostoc sp. UHCC 0302 genomic DNA includes:
- a CDS encoding DUF2256 domain-containing protein, which produces MGRARSKSDLPTKICPVCQRPFTWRKKWQDCWDEVKYCSERCRRRRSEANNETNSN